One genomic region from Actinocatenispora thailandica encodes:
- a CDS encoding ISAs1 family transposase has protein sequence MVTAGAEGLALAANAWSRLEQVADPRSRRGRVYPLECLLAMVLCALTAAGHDRLSAVGQWLARPAKPIWPGYGHPTTRPPAATGRPRKKMVRVLLDRLDPAALTAALLASASDPTPAAGSNASSPSRAASRSVRAYPARRRDRQAQQAARRLPAVAVDGKSCRGARGGDGRRVHLLGLAEHGGGLLDQVEVGAKRNETGHFRPLLQGKDLTGVVVTFDALHTVRSNLDWLVDNKKAHYVAVVKRNQPLLHARLAGLPWSRVATGHIIRESGHGRDETRSLKTVSCDQLDFPHAQQAVKIIRWRRDQTTGRVCRETVYAVTSLATTAATPADLARLAREHWHIEAHHHIRDVSFGEDGSTSRTSHGPVNLATLRAAVIAAIRRAGYLHVPESRRDHTTPAEAIRLHHLD, from the coding sequence GTGGTCACTGCTGGCGCCGAGGGGCTTGCTCTGGCGGCCAACGCTTGGTCGCGGTTGGAGCAGGTGGCCGATCCGCGGTCGCGGCGGGGACGCGTCTATCCACTGGAATGCTTGCTGGCGATGGTGTTATGCGCGCTGACCGCGGCCGGCCATGACCGGCTGTCGGCGGTCGGGCAGTGGCTGGCCCGGCCAGCCAAGCCGATCTGGCCCGGCTACGGGCACCCTACGACCCGGCCACCGGCCGCTACCGGGCGCCCGAGGAAAAAGATGGTCCGGGTGCTGCTGGACCGGCTGGACCCGGCGGCGTTGACAGCGGCGCTGTTGGCATCAGCGTCCGACCCGACGCCTGCCGCCGGGTCCAATGCGTCCTCACCGTCGAGGGCAGCGTCGAGGTCGGTGCGGGCCTACCCGGCCCGGCGTCGTGACCGGCAGGCCCAACAAGCCGCTCGGCGGCTGCCGGCGGTGGCGGTGGACGGCAAGTCCTGCCGAGGCGCCCGAGGCGGCGATGGCCGCCGGGTGCATCTGCTGGGGCTGGCCGAGCACGGTGGTGGGCTGCTTGACCAGGTCGAGGTCGGCGCCAAACGCAACGAGACCGGCCACTTCCGGCCGCTGCTTCAGGGCAAGGATCTGACCGGGGTCGTGGTCACGTTCGACGCGTTGCACACCGTCCGCTCCAACCTCGACTGGTTGGTAGACAACAAGAAAGCGCACTACGTGGCCGTCGTCAAACGCAACCAGCCGCTGCTGCACGCCCGGTTGGCCGGGCTACCCTGGTCGCGGGTGGCCACCGGCCACATCATCCGCGAGTCCGGGCACGGCCGTGATGAGACCCGCAGCCTCAAGACGGTGTCCTGCGACCAGCTGGACTTCCCGCACGCCCAGCAGGCCGTGAAGATCATTCGGTGGCGGCGGGACCAGACGACCGGCCGAGTCTGCCGCGAGACGGTCTACGCCGTCACCAGCCTGGCCACGACTGCTGCCACCCCGGCCGATCTGGCCCGACTGGCCCGCGAGCACTGGCACATCGAGGCGCACCACCACATCCGGGACGTGTCATTCGGCGAGGACGGCTCGACCAGCCGCACCAGCCACGGGCCGGTCAACCTGGCCACCCTACGGGCGGCGGTCATCGCCGCGATCCGCCGGGCCGGCTACCTACACGTGCCTGAGAGCCGTCGGGACCACACCACACCAGCGGAGGCGATACGGCTACACCACCTGGACTGA